From Drosophila virilis strain 15010-1051.87 chromosome X, Dvir_AGI_RSII-ME, whole genome shotgun sequence, the proteins below share one genomic window:
- the LOC6633853 gene encoding nematocyst expressed protein 3-like: MVWPSGNDPLPANGNRKRLANNNQPVLIVDLSYNPRRRSAGALEPDRMHRPLPTFANLPEDDNDAPEPAPAPAPAPAPAPAPAPAPGPPPAPAAAPAPATDPAPAPPIASVFATPLARALDACSAPAPSLASALHPASGLSAGPASTAACTLDPPCASAPQRHDQNKPRGRDITASDYGDEPSHKCPICLESVSGRQPATTSCGHVFCYPCILAVVRVSRKCPVCSYTLATRRSIKRIYI, from the coding sequence ATGGTTTGGCCATCTGGAAATGATCCATTGCCAGCAAATGGCAATCGTAAGCGTCTTGCCAATAACAATCAACCCGTTCTGATTGTAGATCTATCTTATAATCCACGTCGTCGCTCCGCTGGCGCACTTGAGCCGGACCGCATGCATCGCCCATTGCCGACATTCGCCAATCTCCCTGAAGACGATAACGATGCTCCAGAGCCAGCACCGGCACCAGCTCCGGCCCCGGCACCAGCTCCCGCCCCGGCACCGGCTCCTGGACCGCCGCCCGCACCGGCCGCTGCTCCCGCTCCTGCTACTGATCCGGCTCCAGCTCCGCCTATCGCTTCCGTTTTTGCCACGCCTTTGGCTCGCGCTTTGGATGCTTGTTCTGCACCGGCTCCCAGCCTAGCATCGGCTCTCCATCCAGCCTCAGGACTATCTGCAGGACCCGCCTCAACTGCCGCATGCACTTTGGATCCCCCTTGCGCCTCGGCTCCACAGCGCCATGATCAAAATAAGCCAAGAGGTCGCGACATCACCGCCAGCGATTACGGCGACGAGCCGTCACACAAGTGTCCCATTTGCCTGGAGAGCGTGTCCGGCCGCCAGCCGGCGACGACCTCGTGTGGGCACGTCTTCTGCTATCCCTGCATCCTGGCGGTGGTGCGCGTCAGCCGCAAGTGCCCCGTCTGCAGCTATACATTGGCCACTCGTCGCTCAATTAAGCGAATATACATCTGA
- the LOC6633854 gene encoding uncharacterized protein — MCRHAYKWTRAFCICLHTCTCTCQAAQFKVMGRPNAKTHLLYKWQAELGEDCFEPHNGYMHCTLCNRLLTANRRVQLVRHLHCSGHMQNEFQAAKHEQQQKGNSTTTNAETDSFVDVVGVSDIEDASQNERSFQLDLCAALRSANIPLCVLDNGRFRQFLGKYTHRAIPDVADIYWACVSEIQTK; from the exons ATGTGCAGGCATGCGTACAAATGGACACGCGCCTTTTGCATATGCTTgcatacatgcacatgtaCATGTCAAGCAGCTCAGTTCAAGGTCATGGGGAGGCCAAATGCTAAAACACATTTGCTGTACAAATGGCAGGCGGAGCTGGGCGAGGATTGCTTCGAGCCCCACAATGGCTACATGCACTGCACCTTGTGCAACAGATTG TTAACTGCCAATCGGCGCGTGCAGCTAGTGCGGCATTTGCACTGCTCTGGCCACATGCAGAACGAGTTCCAGGCAGCAAaacacgaacaacaacaaaagggaaacagtacaacaacaaatgccgaAACGGATAGCTTTGTCGATGTTGTGGGCGTGTCGGACATTGAGGATGCGTCCCAAAATGAGCGCAGCTTTCAGCTGGACCTATGCGCCGCTTTGCGCTCTGCCAACATACCACTGTGCGTACTGGACAATGGGCGATTCCGGCAATTTCTGGGCAAATATACGCATCGGGCCATACCCGACGTTGCCGACATTTATTGGGCGTGCGTGTCAGAAATACAGACTAAATAA
- the LOC6633855 gene encoding p21-activated protein kinase-interacting protein 1-like, with protein sequence MTMLPQFEIIVGTYDEYLLGYQMAWRRDKKGSDKIQLKATFADRSHDGSVKCLAVHGHLVATGGLDDRIFVYDMRTRKQAHVLNMHTSTVNTLVFTSDASHLMSGSKDGHLIATRLANWSTEAEWTKPHNGKAVTHVACHPSSRLCLSLGADLVLNTWNLIKGRIAYRTNLKSKRSLGSSPDCLAWSAEGNYFSMAGPATFEIWNIGTASVMRQIKMPSKPICATWLDDKNCVAGLENGTIAWISLDSDETAAPNILPGHSNRVKAISFMHNTVVSISSVGEIKVWSCDLPGKQLSLITSASIDCRPTCMSLLDTTQFSRQHEDTRDRIDKQKTARIAARIEALESLRNRSYVSIEYDEDAGETDPMFGRDADGDSDRNESDDNIQQSDYDSDDSLGESDTSETKPRPRPKQRQAKAARAPPIAKRSGKRVPAQDNSESTEDFISLSPSEESARPRLATTPRVQKRNAPIAKSIPQQKRSKHAN encoded by the exons ATGACAATGCTGCCGCAATTTGAGATTATTGTTGGCACCTACGACGAATATCTATTGGGCTATCAAATGGCCTGGCGTCGCGACAAAAAAGGATCGGACAAAATCCAGTTGAAGGCGACCTTTGCCGACAGATCACACGACGGCTCAGTGAAGTGTCTGGCCGTGCACGGACACCTGGTGGCCACCGGCGGACTTGACGATCGCATCTTTGTATATGATATGCGCACACGGAAACAGGCGCACGTCCTTAACATGCACACGAGCACGGTTAATACGCTGGTCTTCACATCGGATGCGTCGCACTTGATGTCGGGCAGCAAGGATGGGCATTTGATAGCCACACGCTTGGCCAACTGGTCAACTGAAGCTGAATGGACCAAGCCCCATAATGGCAAAGCCGTCACACATGTCGCTTGCCATCCGAGCAGCCGTTTATGCCTATCTCTGGGCGCCGATCTGGTGCTGAATACATGGAACTTGATCAAGGGACGCATCGCGTACAGAACAAACCTGAAAAGCAAACGTTCCTTGGGCAGCTCACCCGATTGTCTGGCCTGGTCGGCAGAAGGCAATTACTTTTCCATGGCAGGGCCGGCTACCTTTGAGATTTGGAACATTGGAACAGCCAGCGTGATGCGTCAAATCAAGATGCCATCGAAGCCCATCTGTGCGACCTGGCTGGATGATAAAAACTGCGTGGCGGGCCTCGAAAATGGCACCATCGCTTGGATCTCGTTGGACTCCGATGAAACGGCTGCC CCCAACATATTGCCCGGCCACAGCAATCGCGTCAAGGCCATATCCTTCATGCACAACACGGTGGTTAGCATCTCCAG CGTCGGCGAGATCAAGGTGTGGAGCTGCGATCTGCCTGGCAAGCAACTGTCGCTAATCACATCCGCAAGCATAGACTGCCGTCCCACCTGTATGTCCCTGCTGGATACAACGCAGTTTAGCCGGCAGCACGAGGACACTCGCGACCGCATTGATAAACAGAAAACAGCCAGGATCGCCGCTCGCATCGAGGCACTGGAGTCGCTAAGGAATCGCAGCTATGTCTCAATTGAATACGATGAGGATGCCGGCGAAACCGATCCGATGTTCGGTCGTGATGcagacggcgacagcgacagaaATGAGAGTGACGACAACATCCAACAATCGGACTACGACAGCGACGACAGTCTGGGAGAATCGGACACAAGTGAGACCAAGCCCAGGCCAAGGCCCAAACAAAGGCAAGCAAAAGCAGCGCGTGCTCCGCCGATAGCTAAACGTTCGGGAAAGCGTGTGCCCGCCCAGGACAATAGCGAGTCCACCGAAGACTTTATTAGTCTTAGCCCAAGCGAAGAATCTGCGCGCCCTAGACTGGCCACCACGCCCCGCGTACAGAAACGCAATGCGCCCATCGCCAAATCGATTCCGCAGCAGAAACGTTCGAagcatgcaaattga
- the Prp5 gene encoding LOW QUALITY PROTEIN: probable ATP-dependent RNA helicase DDX46 (The sequence of the model RefSeq protein was modified relative to this genomic sequence to represent the inferred CDS: inserted 3 bases in 2 codons) — protein MSKNSGRDRDRERERDRDRERERDKHYESRSGRGDYDNGKSSRNGGSLSGSSRSGREERKRVKEPAKDNDRGLGPRRDEKRRKRSRSKDYEKDKRQLERERDKDKDRERERERERERERERDRERERQRERDKERERERDRERERDKERERERQRELDMRRAAVPAAPLVIPVGSSSSSTDNEEEEEIDKEEQQRRLEQEMIKRRERIERWRAERKQREQEAGKRDVKAPLAPTVTKSAKKWSLEDESEEDDSNPAPIIDTDVGKKEPDSPPSKFHSIRKRFDDDLVESNFAPLKRPTFSKVLGMVLTSPVVAATTTTTTATAAATTTTTSTSTATTTATAAAKPEPTADEVVQLKVEASKVEQPAEVKPAVDPPKEETPMVTEPAAAAEAEEPEDDVDPLDAYMQEVNREMRRVNHFVSPAKAQGVVILTGVAKKKTNTVKKGELIEQNMDSLEYSSEDELEDIRDTAVNLAMKHRKELAKIDHSSVSYAPFRKNFYVEVPELARMTNSEVDKYRSELEGVQVKGKGCPKPIKTWAQCGVSKKEMDVLRKLGFEKPTPIQCQAIPAIMSGRDLIGIAKTGSGKTLAFILPMFRHILDQPSLEDGDGAIAIIMAPTRELCMQIGKDIRKFSRSLGLRPVCVYGGTGISEQIAELKRGAEIIVCTPGRMIDMLAANSGRVTNLRRVTYVVLDEADRMFDMGFEPQVMRIIDNVRPDRQTVMFSATFPRQMEALARRILKKPVEVIVGGRSVVCKDVEQNVVILSDEAKFFKLLELLGVYQETGSIIVFVDKQENADILLRDLMKASYPCMSLHGGIDQFDRDSTIIDFKSGKVRLLIATSVAARGLDVKDLILVVNYDVPNHYEDYVHRCGRTGRAGNKGSAYTFITPEQSRYAGDVIRALDLSGTPVPPDLQTLWNDYKAAQEAEGKTVHTGGGFSGKGFKFDEQEFNAVKESKKLQKAALGLADSDDEEDIEQDIDQQIEQIFAAKRTVKDTSLAGTALAAANAVVNALSAVITSPLNVAXAAAATTTATTAATAAAATTTTATAAGXTAVAMGSDKLELAKRLASKISSSRNLDTKATQAAAESILKGQSGVGTAQPMLTARTVVEQLAAKLNNKLNYQPKEDEEGLAALMGTNSNSFTKYEEELEINDFPQQARWKVTSKEALAQISEYSEAGLTVRGTYVPQGKNPPEGERKLYLAIESCSELAVQKAKREITRLIKEELLKLSSAHHVFNKGRYKVV, from the exons ATGTCCAAAAACTCTGG GCGTGACCGCGACCGAGAGCGGGAGCGTGACAGGGATAGGGAGCGGGAACGTGACAAGCACTATGAGAGTCGCAGCGGGCGCGGCGACTACGACAATGGCAAATCTTCACGCAACGGAGGCAGTTTGAGCGGCAGTTCGCGCAGCGGCCGCGAGGAGCGTAAGCGGGTCAAGGAACCGGCCAAGGATAATGATCGGGGTCTGGGCCCGCGTCGCGATGAGAAGCGACGCAAGCGTTCTAGGTCGAAGGATTACGAAAAGGACAA ACGACAGCTGGAGCGTGAGCGTGACAAGGACAAGGATCGCGAACGTGAGCGGGAACGTGAACGCGAGCGAGAGCGCGAAAGGGACAGAGAACGGGAGCGGCAGCGAGAACGGGATAAGGAGCGCGAAAGGGAGCGAGATCGTGAACGGGAACGGGATAAGGAGCGTGAGCGTGAACGCCAGCGCGAACTGGATATGCGTCGGGCCGCTGTGCCAGCTGCGCCTCTAGTAATACCTGTTGGCTCCTCCAGCAGCTCCACGGACaatgaggaggaggaggaaatTGACAAGGAGGAGCAACAGCGCCGCCTCGAACAGGAGATGATTAAGCGACGCGAACGCATTGAGCGCTGGCGTGCCGAGCGCAAACAGCGAGAGCAGGAGGCCGGCAAGCGAGATGTCAAGGCGCCGTTGGCGCCAACAGTGACCAAATCGGCTAAGAAATGGAGCCTCGAGGATGAGTCCGAAGAGGATGACAGCAATCCGGCGCCAATCATAGACACTGATGTCGGCAAAAAGGAGCCCGATTCGCCGCCATCCAAATTCCATAGCATACGCAAGCGTTTCGACGACGATCTGGTCGAGTCCAATTTTGCGCCGTTGAAGCGACCCACCTTTAGCAAGGTTCTGGGCATGGTACTGACATCGCctgttgttgcagcaacaacaacaacaacaacagcaactgcagcagcaaccacaacaacaacatcaacatcaactgcaacaacaactgcgacagcagcagccaaaccGGAGCCAACGGCAGACGAGGTCGTACAGCTAAAAGTGGAGGCATCCAAGGTTGAACAGCCAGCTGAAGTAAAGCCAGCAGTCGATCCGCCCAAGGAGGAGACACCCATGGTGACCGagccggcggcagcagcagaagctgaGGAGCCCGAGGACGATGTCGATCCACTGGATGCGTACATGCAGGAGGTCAACAGGGAGATGCGCCGTGTCAATCATTTCGTTAGTCCTGCCAAGGCGCAGGGCGTCGTAATACTGACGGGCGTGGCCAAAAAGAAGACGAACACGGTAAAGAAGGGCGAACTAATTGAACAGAACATGGACAGCCTGGAGTACTCTAGCGAGGATGAGCTAGAGGATATACGCGACACGGCCGTCAATCTGGCCATGAAGCATCGCAAAGAGCTGGCCAAGATCGATCATTCCTCTGTCAGCTATGCTCCATTCCGTAAGAACTTCTACGTCGAGGTGCCCGAACTGGCGCGCATGACCAACTCCGAGGTGGACAAGTATCGCAGCGAGCTCGAGGGCGTCCAGGTCAAGGGCAAGGGCTGTCCCAAGCCGATCAAG ACGTGGGCACAGTGCGGCGTTAGCAAGAAAGAGATGGACGTGCTGCGCAAGTTGGGCTTCGAGAAGCCAACGCCCATACAGTGCCAGGCGATACCGGCGATAATGTCTGGGCGTGATCTGATAGGTATTGCTAAAACTGGCAGTGGCAAGACGTTGGCATTCATTTTACCAATGTTTAGGCACATTCTGGACCAGCCGTCGCTGGAGGATGGCGATGGTGCAATTGCCATCATAATGGCGCCCACTCGCGAACTCTGCATGCAGATTGGGAAGGATATACGCAAATTTAGTCGCTCGCTGGGATTGCGGCCGGTTTGCGTTTATGGCGGCACCGGCATCTCCGAACAGATTGCCGAACTGAAACGTGGCGCCGAGATAATTGTCTGTACGCCCGGCCGCATGATCGATATGCTGGCAGCAAATTCTGGACGTGTCACCAATCTGCGACGCGTCACCTATGTTGTCCTGGATGAGGCGGATCGCATGTTTGACATGGGCTTCGAGCCGCAGGTGATGCGCATTATTGATAATGTCCGTCCAGATCGACAGACAGTCATGTTTAGCGCCACATTTCCACGCCAAATGGAGGCATTGGCCCGTCGCATACTTAAGAAGCCCGTCGAGGTGATCGTCGGCGGACGATCTGTTGTCTGCAAGGATGTCGAACAGAATGTGGTCATACTGAGCGATGAGGCGAAGTTCTTTAAACTGCTCGAGCTGCTCGGTGTCTATCAGGAGACGGGCAGCATTATTGTCTTTGTCGATAAGCAGGAGAATGCGGACATTCTGTTGCGCGATCTAATGAAGGCATCCTATCCGTGCATGAGCCTGCATGGCGGCATCGATCAGTTTGATCGCGACTCGACCATTATTGACTTCAAGTCCGGCAAGGTGCGTTTGCTGATAGCCACCTCGGTAGCGGCGCGCGGCCTCGATGTCAAGGATCTCATCCTGGTGGTCAACTATGATGTGCCCAATCATTACGAGGACTATGTGCACAG ATGCGGACGCACTGGCCGCGCTGGCAATAAGGGCAGCGCCTATACATTCATCACGCCAGAGCAGTCACGGTATGCGGGCGATGTGATACGAGCCTTGGATCTATCTGGCACACCTGTGCCGCCCGATCTGCAGACCCTGTGGAACGACTATAAGGCGGCGCAGGAGGCGGAGGGCAAGACGGTGCATACTGGCGGCGGCTTCAGTGGCAAAGGCTTCAAATTCGATGAACAGGAATTCAATGCGGTCAAGGAGAGCAAAAAGTTGCAAAAGGCTGCGCTCGGCCTGGCCGATTCCGATGATGAGGAGGACATCGAACAGGATATCGATCAGCAGATCGAGCAAATCTTTGCCGCCAAACGTACCGTCAAGGATACCTCGCTGGCCGGCACAGCTCTGGCCGCGGCCAATGCCGTTGTGAATGCCCTCAGTGCAGTTATCACATCGCCCTTGAATgtcg cagcagcagcagcaacaacaacagcaacaacagcagcaacagcagcagcagcaacaacaacaacagcaacagcagctgg caCTGCTGTGGCCATGGGCTCCGACAAGCTGGAGCTGGCCAAACGTTTGGCGTCCAAGATAAGCAGCAGCCGTAATCTGGACACAAAGGCTACACAGGCGGCCGCCGAGTCGATATTGAAGGGCCAGTCGGGCGTTGGTACCGCACAGCCCATGCTGACGGCACGCACCGTGGTTGAGCAGCTGGCCGCCAAGCTGAATAACAAGCTTAATTATCAGCCCAAGGAGGATGAGGAGGGGCTGGCGGCGCTGATGGGCACCAACAGCAATTCGTTTACCAAATACGAAGAGGAGCTGGAGATTAATGATTTTCCGCAACAGGCACGCTGGAAGGTTACGTCCAAGGAGGCACTGGCCCAAATCTCCGAATACTCGGAGGCTGGTCTGACAGTGCGTGGAACCTATGTGCCTCAGGGCAAGAATCCGCCCGAGGGTGAACGCAAGCTCTATTTGGCCATCGAGAGCTGTAGCGAACTGGCCGTGCAGAAGGCCAAGCGCGAAATAACGCGCCTCATCAAGGAGGAGCTGCTGAAGCTCAGCTCGGCCCATCATGTGTTCAACAAGGGTCGCTACAAGGTCGTCTAG